One segment of Plasmodium vivax chromosome 14, whole genome shotgun sequence DNA contains the following:
- a CDS encoding translocation protein SEC63, putative (encoded by transcript PVX_122755A) encodes MSQFRDTFTKDSKKEPLLSYDDSAFIFFAGTVLICVLIPCTYIYIKSLFNKIFNNDSRNLKRSKHNSVYRSCACALCKGKQERRNKSTTLWEKLGYRRIIQFFLLVLFWGLLFILVQQMLSTKPMQTFDPFEILEVHTGATVGEIKKAYRLKSLKYHPDKNPNDTSAAAKFILITKAYQALTDEISKENYEKYGNPDGPGMMKVGIGLPKLLIDEKYQLLILSIFFLIFLVFIPAIFIIYYQRQKQYGPNGVKIETLQYLTYTINENSRAKAYPEMLAATAESRDIEFRAEDEEYVKRMIDELVEPKKRTFKVPVITKNYFLILAHMQRRYDLLSEEMKEDLEKILQFSLLITHSMIEISILRDWFLTAQAALTFRRCLIQAFDIRSSSLLQIPHFTESIIKHVHKGKFAVKDILDFVHQSHESRKGLSEMTDEQILDVKSFCNIVPDIKMTAEIVVEDETHIVKGDVASIYIHIDRTNLHENEAAGYIHAPYFPQPKFEEWWIVATYKGDDRILKYVHVKNCEKRIEEKLQFMVDRVGNLCVSIYILSDCYFGCDKKLDLPFRAYSQTEIKREIFVHPEDIELDNEPTLFQQMIGDIGRRDDSDDEVEARASGDPNKRNSSARGSTASAARSNSQHNQASNAGSGTNANSSGGHNSSGGHNNSGDQNNSNSNSNSNNNSNSNDGGAGGGEQPPPSQRTVSRDHENYVPDDDSNEDSDDG; translated from the coding sequence ATGTCACAGTTTCGCGATACCTTCACGAAGGATAGTAAAAAAGAGCCATTATTAAGCTATGATGACtctgcatttatttttttcgcgggaactgttttaatttgtgtgttaattccatgtacatacatttaCATCAAATCtctatttaacaaaattttcaacaATGATAGtcgcaatttaaaaaggtcCAAGCACAACAGTGTGTACCGGTCCTGTGCGTGTGCACTATGTAAGGGAAAGCAAGAGAGGAGAAATAAAAGCACCACACTATGGGAAAAGTTGGGATATAGAAGAATAATACAATTTTTCCTGTTGGTCCTATTTTGGGGATTGCTCTTCATCCTGGTGCAGCAGATGCTGAGTACGAAGCCTATGCAGACATTTGACCCATTCGAAATATTAGAAGTTCATACAGGTGCAACAGTgggagaaattaaaaaggcgtATAGACTTAAATCATTGAAATACCATCCAGATAAAAATCCAAATGATACGTCAGCAGcggcaaaatttattttaataacgAAGGCGTATCAAGCATTGACGGATGAAATATCAAAGGAGAATTATGAAAAGTATGGAAATCCAGATGGACCTGGTATGATGAAGGTAGGAATTGGTCTACCCAAACTTTTGATAGATGAAAAATATCAGTTATTAATactatccatttttttcttaatatttcTTGTGTTCATTCCGgccatatttattatatactacCAAAGACAAAAACAGTATGGGCCCAATGGGGTCAAAATTGAAACTCTGCAATATTTGACGTACactataaatgaaaatagcaGAGCTAAGGCATACCCAGAAATGCTGGCAGCTACGGCGGAGAGCAGAGATATCGAATTTCGAGCGGAGGATGAAGAGTATGTGAAGAGAATGATAGACGAATTAGTGGAACCTAAAAAGAGAACCTTCAAAGTACCCGTAATaacgaaaaattatttcttaatATTAGCCCATATGCAAAGAAGGTACGATTTATTATCagaagaaatgaaagaagatttggaaaaaattcttcaattCTCTCTACTCATAACGCATAGTATGATAGAAATTAGCATTTTAAGGGATTGGTTTTTAACAGCGCAGGCGGCCTTAACATTTAGAAGATGTCTCATACAAGCCTTTGACATTAGAAGTTCAAGTTTGCTGCAAATTCCCCATTTTACTGAAAGTATAATTAAACATGTCCATAAGGGAAAATTCGCTGTGAAGGACATCCTAGATTTTGTGCATCAAAGCCATGAGTCCAGAAAGGGGTTAAGTGAAATGACCGATGAGCAAATTCTGGACGTCAAATCATTTTGCAACATTGTTCCAGATATTAAGATGACTGCAGAAATTGTGGTGGAGGATGAAACTCATATTGTGAAGGGGGACGTGGCTTCGATCTACATACATATTGATAGAACCAATTTACATGAAAATGAAGCCGCTGGGTATATCCATGCGCCTTACTTTCCTCAacccaaatttgaagaatggTGGATTGTGGCTACCTACAAGGGAGATGATCGTATActaaaatatgtacatgtaaaaaattgtgagaaAAGAATTGAAGAAAAGCTACAATTTATGGTAGACAGAGTTGGTAATTTGTGTGTGTCCATCTACATCCTCAGTGACTGCTACTTCGGATGTGATAAGAAACTGGACTTGCCATTCAGAGCCTACTCGCAAACGGAGATAAAGAGAGAAATTTTCGTGCACCCGGAGGATATTGAGTTGGACAATGAGCCAACCCTCTTCCAACAAATGATTGGGGATATCGGCAGGAGAGACGACAGCGATGATGAAGTGGAGGCCCGCGCCAGTGGCGACCCCAATAAAAGGAACAGCTCCGCGCGAGGCAGCACCGCCTCCGCGGCGCGTAGCAACAGCCAGCATAACCAAGCGAGCAACGCGGGAAGCGGCACCAATGCTAACAGTAGTGGCGGTCATAACAGTAGCGGCGGCCATAATAACAGTGGCGACCAAAACAACAGTAACAGCAATAGCAATAGCAATAACAATAGTAATAGTAACGACGGCGGCGCCGGCGGAGGCGAGCAGCCGCCCCCATCCCAGCGAACCGTGTCCAGGGACCACGAAAATTACGTGCCCGACGATGACTCGAACGAGGATTCGGATGATGGATAG